The following proteins come from a genomic window of Botrytis cinerea B05.10 chromosome 14, complete sequence:
- the Bcpks1 gene encoding Bcpks1 encodes MDQDLLEPIAIVGISLKYPQDATGPEAFWKLIQEKRCTMTEWPSDRLNIDAFYHPDKKKNSTIYTRGGNFLKGDLAAFDPSFFSITAEEAKAMDPQHRLLLETTYQALENAGIPLSKASGTKTGVYTGSMADDYRFTSLKDPEDLPKYAVTGTAMSLLANRLSWFFNLGGPSINLDSACSSSLMALDIACQGLRNGDSSMAIVAGSCLISCLETWISLCNMGFLSPDSRCYSFDNRANGYARSEGVGVVIIKKLSDALKDNDTIRAVIRATGSNSDGHTPGITQPSREAQTRLIEETYIKGGLDPAKTRYFEAHGTGTPLGDPIEAGAIGSVFREYRSATEPLYVGALKSNIGHLEGGSGIAGLIKTVLVLEKGIIPPNANFEQANSNIDAEFFHLRFPTEQAPWPSQGLRRASVNSFGFGGSNSHCIVDDAYHFLKLHSLVGNHNTIFDSQICQDILESEDKAYVNRATAKSFKFVSDPQLLVFSAVDKDGIRRVAEAYRSYFAGHALKTQRSQLSFLRDLAYTLSVRRTAFVWRSFVVTDTLTDLLDLPTKISLPIRAASSLGVAFIFTGQGAQYSRMGTALLSLSVFRDALKKANEIFRQLGCTWCLFNELAHDKSASNINDPAYAQPLCTALQLALIKLLRKYGVSPTIVLGHSSGEIAAAYACGGLSFKSACKVAFFRGQVAQKIRQDFKRPPRAMISINLAEFEIQPYLTKLVGSSNSGSFTTACVNSPCNVTLSGLESDIDLLQQQLNTDGIFGRKLKTGVAYHSPQMNEVAHEYSHLIQSLTIGRTPLSPVVMISSVTGERIANVDCLSQAQYWVRNLVGQVNFLKAYGELVSTATSSPKRKLGAKNSSFKVCDVLEIGPHPALQRYVKDISDKLSPKPELRYHSTLSRNASNTIFIKDLAGRLSSLGYKINFDCVNEPQDPCTSQQKLLVDLPEYPFNHSRSYWHEPRRQRELNLRESPELELLGTPMSDGNPLESRWRKIFDPARVSWIQDHKVNGKVIYPATGMIVMAIEASKQMAPKDQKINGFRLRDIIISNPIQISSQDPKTEAQLCMRPLQNSSDKNCTSYDFRIHAINNGYWKEVCRGIIQVEYETDITEVDHGKVERDEQEDYTLKHEAAARECIESISKEALYQCTSDMGVELGLSFKRLDKILYDGNKVAIADLATFDWAGQEGIDSVESHTIHPTTLDALVQLSWIPLTDGFSTKIPTMIPTRIENAWISNTGLSYQETRSIQVYCTAERKGHQKAEVSSFALDRMGELRLSLSRLESSIVSDTTTFQEKLQPRQLSWYISWKPDVVFLKPHEVLRFCRSETIEEVDRIKVYQTLESMLKYFAKKALNTISEAEEKNAKPFIQKYLASLRRYLKVGEKSTCSNKLLSSAIELDDDYEIDLTIFRDMEDHPLLKSYLSIGKELPGIIRGQVNPLEILFSEEKIAELYYRDICVRGTYGKDIARYLDLLAHKNPGLDVLEIGSGTGSFTECILSALIGFDGTERCTERFNSYHYTDISPSFFEQAREKFGPFSNRLHFRVLDIEGDLASQGFGEGSFDLVLAHSVLHATSSLAHTLQNCRKLLRPGGKLIMLENTQPDLMRTGFVFGTLEGWWLSTEEFRSGGPCVSEETWRKVLVKNGFTGVDFSICDTDDPRYHEYSLIVSTANEEDIPTTIQKLIFLVDLASSRQVEVVRNIRAYLKPSINMEIQLLSYKQTISIKDAQSSFLVFLPEIEVPFLHDLSSSDFDVLKHMCISAKNILWVSHSSTGTRFAAFNGLVDGMARALRSELDIAFVTLHIEGSGTDLKKWGETIASVLSQKLLITGMSKDMEYVAHDNLLYTGRIIEAKALDQQIHTRIHEQTRKVRVDQAGAVALTLKKPGLLESLQFTRDENFHLEIGPDEVEIKVQYIGLNFRDLLVSLGRYHNNDNLLGCESSGIVTRVGVNCKTFVPGDRACMAKFGCMNTYVRAHSDLVFQIPKGMTSEEAAGSIMPGSTAYHSLINVAKLKRGESILIHAASGATGQMAIQIAKYLNCDIYVTVGFDKKKKILMEQYGIPEDHIFYSRNLSFVKGIRRMTQGRGIDVVLNYLSGDALIATWELIAPYGRFIELGTLDIYTNTKLPMSSFAKNVTFAAITIDSLNIERPKEFREIMLNVIDYFHRGIFHSVKPFHLISIGNLKEAMRLLQGGKTSGKIVLSLDSADIIPATIQPQALWTFDSKSTYIIAGGLGGLGRSTALWMANKGAKYLVLLSRSGPVTEAATSLLTKLSDMGVSVEVPICDITYSDQLRKVISQFPKTFPPIKGCIQATMVLKDILFEKMNFEEWSAATSPKVRGTWNLHEALPDNLDFFILLSSIAGVFGSMGQSNYAAGNTFQDAFCLYRSSQGQKTISLRLGIMSDVGIISENPDVLKIRDLATESASVKEAEFLALLDHYCSPDNPLELLGSQETLPIIGLLAPSQFSNQELEIPSWAQTPTFSPLAYVGRDDTFSADTKPAKTNFKSQLQTAESANEVKEVVSTAIITKLTKSLGVELADIDTNKPFHAYGVDSLLAVELRNWFGKELGTNVAVYDIMGAENIRAMSDFVARNSSLVVLKEEA; translated from the exons ATGGATCAAGACCTTCTTGAACCTATTGCCATTGTTGGCATATCTTTAAAATACCCTCAAGATGCTACTGGTCCGGAAGCCTTCTGGAAATTGATACAAGAGAAGAGGTGCACAATGACTGAATGGCCAAGCGACCGTCTGAACATTGATGCTTTTTATCATCcagataagaagaagaacagtACT ATCTACACACGAGGTGGAAACTTTTTGAAAGGCGATCTAGCAGCTTTTGATCCCTCGTTTTTTTCAATAACAGCCgaagaagcaaaagcaaTGGATCCCCAGCATCGGCTACTCCTAGAAACCACGTATCAAGCTCTTGAAAATG CCGGCATCCCACTCAGCAAAGCCTCTGGTACGAAGACAGGAGTTTATACTGGCTCCATGGCTGATGACTACCGATTCACGTCTTTGAAAGATCCAGAGGATCTTCCAAAGTATGCTGTAACGGGGACTGCTATGTCACTTCTCGCAAACCGTCTAAGCTGGTTTTTCAATCTTGGTGGCCCAAGCATAAATCTGGATTCAGCTTGTTCGAGCAGTCTCATGGCCTTAGATATTGCATGTCAGGGACTGCGTAATGGAGATTCTTCTATG GCTATTGTTGCTGGTAGCTGTCTCATTAGCTGTCTGGAGACATGGATCAGCCTCTGCAATATGGGGTTTCTTTCACCGGATTCCAGATGCTATAGTTTTGACAATAGAGCGAACGGATATGCACGGAGCGAGGGTGTGGGCGTAGTCATAATCAAGAAGCTATCGGATGCATTGAAAGATAATGATACCATCAGGGCTGTCATTCGTGCAACTGGTTCAAACTCCGATGGTCATACACCTGGCATCACCCAGCCCAGTCGGGAGGCACAGACTCGTTTGATTGAAGAGACATATATCAAGGGCGGACTCGACCCAGCTAAAACAAGATACTTTGAGGCTCATG GTACAGGAACGCCACTTGGCGATCCAATAGAAGCAGGGGCTATCGGTAGTGTCTTTCGTGAATACCGAAGTGCTACCGAGCCTTTATACGT TGGTGCTCTGAAATCTAACATAGGTCATCTTGAAGGAGGCAGTGGTATTGCCGGCTTGATCAAAACAGTTCTCGTTCTTGAAAAGGGTATAATTCCACCAAATGCCAATTTCGAGCAAGCAAACTCAAACATAGATGCGGAGTTCTTTCACTTGAGG TTTCCTACAGAGCAAGCTCCGTGGCCTTCTCAAGGTCTCCGTCGAGCTTCCGTAAATTCATTTGGCTTCGGTGGATCAAACTCCCATTGCATCGTGGATGATGCAtatcattttttgaaattacaTTCTCTCGTCGGCAATCACAATACTATCTTTGACTCACAGATTTGCCAAGATATTTTAGAATCGGAAGATAAAGCATAC GTCAATAGAGCTACCGCAAAATCGTTTAAATTTGTGTCTGATCCGCAACTACTAGTCTTTAGTGCTGTCGATAAAGATGGAATACGACGCGTTGCAGAAGCTTATAGATCCTATTTTGCAGGTCATGCTTTGAAAACTCAAAGAAGCCAACTCTCTTTCTTGAGAGATCTAGCTTACACCCTTTCCGTTCGAAGGACCGCATTTGTATGGAGATCTTTCGTTGTCACTGACACTTTGACCGATCTATTGGATCTTCCTACCAAAATCTCGTTGCCAATCAGGGCTGCCTCTTCTTTGGGCGTTGCATTTATTTTCACAGGTCAGGGTGCACAGTATTCTAGAATGGGAACGGCCTTACTCTCCCTCTCTGTTTTTCGCGATGCGCTCAAAAAGGCCAATGAAATCTTTCGCCAGCTTGGATGTACCTGGTGTCTTTTTA ATGAACTTGCTCATGACAAAAGTGCTTCTAACATCAATGACCCCGCTTATGCCCAGCCACTTTGTACCGCTCTGCAACTTGCACTAATCAAATTGCTTCGAAAATATGGTGTATCACCTACCATTGTGCTAGGACATTCCTCTGGCGAAATCGCAGCAGC TTATGCGTGTGGTGGCctatctttcaaatctgCATGCAAAGTGGCTTTCTTTAGAGGGCAGGTGGCCCAGAAAATTCGACAAGATTTTAAACGACCTCCTCGTGCaatgatatcaatcaatcttgCCGAATTCGAAATTCAGCCATATTTGACGAAACTAGTGGGGTCTTCCAATTCCGGGAGCTTCACTACAGCATGTGTTAATAGTCCCTGCAATGTGACCCTTTCAGGCTTGGAAAGTGATATCGATTTGCTTCAACAGCAACTGAATACTGATGGGATATTTGGGCGCAAATTAAAAACAGGCGTTGCTTATCATTCTCCTCAAATGAATGAAGTGGCACATGAATACTCTCACTTGATACAAAGCTTGACAATAGGTCGAACTCCCCTATCGCCTGTCGTTATGATATCTTCGGTCACAGGTGAACGTATTGCCAACGTGGATTGCCTCAGCCAAGCCCAATACTGGGTCAGAAATCTGGTAGGCCAGGtcaattttttgaaagcttATGGTGAGCTTGTTTCTACAGCAACATCATCTCCCAAAAGGAAGCTGGGTGCAAAAAACAGCAGTTTTAAAGTTTGTGATGTTTTGGAAATCGGGCCACATCCTGCACTACAACGCTATGTCAAAGATATTTCCGACAAATTAAGTCCAAAACCAGAACTCAGGTACCACTCTACGTTATCGCGTAATGCATCCAACACTATATTCATAAAAGACTTGGCTGGTCGCTTAAGTTCCTTAGGCTACAAGatcaattttgattgtgTGAACGAGCCTCAGGATCCTTGTACTTCCCAGCAGAAACTATTGGTAGACTTACCAGAATATCCTTTCAATCATTCTCGTTCATATTGGCATGAGCCAAGGAGACAACGAGAGCTGAATCTTAGAGAGAGTCCTGAGCTTGAATTGCTCGGCACACCAATGAGTGATGGAAACCCCTTAGAATCCAGGTGGCGCAAGATTTTCGATCCAGCAAGAGTCTCATGGATACAAGATCACAAG GTAAATGGAAAAGTCATATATCCAGCAACCGGTATGATAGTGATGGCTATAGAAGCTTCGAAGCAGATGGCAccaaaagatcaaaagataAATGGATTCAGGTTAAgagatatcatcatctcgaatccaattcaaatatcaagTCAGGATCCTAAAACAGAAGCACAGCTGTGTATGCGACCGTTGCAAAATTCATCTGACAAAAACTGCACATCTTACGATTTCCGTATACATGCCATTAACAATGGTTACTGGAAGGAGGTTTGCCGAGGAATCATTCAGGTTGAATATGAGACTGATATTACCGAAGTCGACCACGGTAAAGTAGAACGAGACGAACAAGAGGACTATACATTGAAACACGAAGCTGCTGCTCGCGAGTGTATTGAATCTATTTCCAAGGAGGCCCTTTATCAATGCACAAGTGACATGGGTGTAGAATTAGGGTTATCATTCAAAAGGTTGGATAAAATATTATACGACGGAAATAAAGTTGCAATCGCAGACCTTGCCACATTTGACTGGGCGGGACAAGAAGGTATCGACTCAGTAGAGTCTCACACCATTCATCCTACTACATTAGACGCTCTCGTGCAACTTTCATGGATTCCTCTTACAGATGGATTTTCAACTAAGATACCAACAATGATTCCCACCCGAATTGAAAATGCTTGGATCTCCAATACCGGCCTGAGCTACCAGGAGACTCGATCAATACAAGTTTATTGTACagcagaaagaaaagggcATCAGAAGGCTGAAGTTTCCAGTTTTGCCTTGGATCGCATGGGTGAACTCAGATTATCATTGTCTCGCCTAGAATCAAGCATAGTCTCCGATACTACTACTTTCCAAGAGAAACTCCAACCAAGACAATTAAGTTGGTATATTTCTTGGAAGCCAGATGTAGTATTTTTGAAACCACATGAAGTGCTTCGTTTCTGTCGATCAGAAACCATCGAAGAAGTTGATCGGATCAAAGTTTACCAAACTTTAGAATCTATGTTGAAATACTTCGCCAAGAAAGCGCTGAATACGATCTCAGAGgctgaagaaaagaatgccAAACCATTTATCCAGAAGTATCTTGCAAGTCTTAGACGATATTTGAAGGTTGGTGAGAAAAGCACTTGTTCAAATAAGCTTCTTTCAAGTGCCATAGAGCtcgatgatgattatgaaattgatttaaCCATCTTTAGAGATATGGAGGATCACCCACTCTTGAAGTCCTACCTTTCTATTGGAAAGGAGCTCCCAGGGATCATACGAGGTCAAGTAAATCCACTAGAGATTCTTTTCTCAGAGGAAAAAATCGCAGAATTGTATTATCGGGATATTTGCGTGAGGGGTACTTATGGCAAGGATATCGCCAGATATCTTGATTTGCTTGCACATAAAAATCCTGGATTGGATGTGTTAGAAATAGGTTCTGGAACAGGATCATTCACAGAATGTATATTATCGGCTTTAATTGGGTTCGACGGAACGGAGCGATGCACGGAGAGATTCAATTCTTATCATTATACGGATATCTCGCCAAGCTTCTTCGAACAAGCCCGTGAGAAGTTTGGACCATTTAGTAATAGGCTCCATTTCCGTGTGCTGGATATTGAAGGTGATCTTGCGTCCCAGGGCTTTGGAGAAGGATCGTTTGACCTAGTTCTTGCCCACAGT GTGTTACATGCCACGAGTAGCCTCGCACATACACTCCAGAACTGTCGCAAACTATTGAGACC TGGTGGGAAGCTTATTATGCTTGAGAATACGCAACCGGACCTAATGAGAACAGGATTTGTCTTTGGAACTCTGGAAGGCTGGTGGTTGA GCACGGAGGAATTCCGTTCAGGCGGTCCTTGTGTTTCAGAGGAAACTTGGCGTAAAGTTCTGGTCAAGAATGGCTTTACTGGTGTCGATTTCTCAATTTGCGACACTGATGACCCCAGATATCATGAGTACAGTCTCATTGTGTCCACGGCAAATGAGGAGGACATACCTACTACTATCCAGAAGCTAATTTTCCTGGTCGATCTCGCGTCTTCCCGACAAGTTGAGGTTGTGAGGAACATCAGAGCCTATTTGAAACCTTCCATCAACATGGAAATCCAATTATTGTCATACAAACAGACAATTTCTATCAAAGATGCACAATCTTCGTTTCTCGTGTTCCTTCCAGAGATTGAAGTGCCATTTCTACATGACTTGTCCAGTTCGGATTTTGATGTCCTCAAACACATGTGCATTTCTGCAAAGAATATTCTTTGGGTATCACATAGCTCAACAGGTACAAGATTCGCAGCCTTTAATGGTCTGGTTGATGGAATGGCCAGGGCTCTACGTTCAGAGCTTGACATTGCCTTCGTCACTTTGCACATCGAGGGTTCTGGGACCGACCTAAAGAAGTGGGGAGAGACTATAGCATCCGTTCTATCCcaaaagcttttgattaCGGGAATGAGCAAAGATATGGAATATGTGGCTCATGATAATCTGCTCTACACTGGTCGCATCATAGAAGCCAAAGCTCTTGATCAACAGATACATACTAGGATACATGAACAAACGAGAAAAGTTCGAGTTGATCAAGCAGGAGCAGTGGCTTTGACATTGAAAAAGCCCGGACTTCTCGAATCTCTTCAATTTACTCGAGATGAAAATTTCCATTTAGAAATTGGCCCAGACGAAGTGGAGATTAAAGTTCAATATATCGGTCTAAACTTTCGCGATCTTCTTGTATCACTTGGACGATACCACAACAACGACAATCTTCTAGGATGTGAAAGTTCCGGTATAGTTACTCGAGTGGGTGTCAATTGCAAGACTTTTGTGCCAGGTGACAGAGCCTGCATGGCAAAATTCGGATGTATGAACACTTATGTCAGAGCACACTCGGATCttgtttttcaaataccCAAAGGAATGACTTCAGAGGAGGCTGCAGGTTCGATCATGCCAGGATCCACCGCATATCACTCTCTCATCAACGTTGCAAAGCTCAAGCGTGGAGAATCCATTTTAATTCATGCAGCATCCGGAGCAACTGGTCAGATGGCAATTCAAATAGCAAAGTATCTGAATTGTGACATATATGTCACCGTAGGATTcgacaagaagaaaaagattctTATGGAGCAATACGGCATTCCTGAAGATCACATTTTCTATAGTCGCAACTTGTCATTTGTAAAAGGGATACGACGTATGACACAGGGTCGTGGGATAGATGTTGTCCTTAATTATTTGTCTGGAGATGCGTTGATCGCAACTTGGGAGTTGATCGCGCCCTATGGAAGATTTATCGAGCTCGGTACACTTGATATATACACCAATACCAAGTTACCTATGTCTTCGTTTGCAAAGAATGTCACATTTGCCGCAATCACCATTGATTCTCTCAACATTGAGAGACCAAAAGAATTCAGAGAGATAATGCTCAATGTCATCGACTATTTCCATAGAGGGATATTCCATTCTGTCAAACCCTTTCACCTGATATCTATTGGAAATCTTAAAGAAGCGATGAGACTATTGCAGGGCGGTAAGACATCTGGAAAGATAGTCTTAAGCCTTGACAGTGCAGATATAATCCCT GCGACTATCCAGCCCCAAGCTCTGTGGACTTTTGACTCAAAGTCTACCTACATAATAGCAGGTGGCTTAGGTGGTTTGGGGAGAAGTACAGCGCTGTGGATGGCTAATAAGGGAGCAAAATATCTCGTTCTATTATCACGATCAGGGCCTGTGACAGAAGCTGCTACTTCTTTGCTCACCAAGTTAAGTGATATGGGCGTTTCTGTTGAAGTGCCCATATGCGACATCACATACTCTGACCAACTAAGAAAAGTTATTTCGCAATTCCCTAAGACCTTTCCTCCTATCAAAGGATGCATACAAGCTACGATGGTTTTGAAG GATATCCTGTTTGAGAAAATGAATTTCGAAGAGTGGTCGGCAGCAACATCTCCAAAGGTTCGGGGGACCTGGAATCTCCATGAAGCTCTACCGGACaatcttgattttttcatacttctttcttccatcgCTGGCGTGTTTGGATCAATGGGCCAATCCAACTACGCTGCCGGAAACACATTCCAAGATGCATTTTGTCTTTACAGGAGTAGCCAGGGTCAAAAAACAATTTCTCTCCGGTTAGGTATTATGAGCGACGTAGGAATCATTAGCGAGAATCCAGACGTACTAAAAATTAGGGACCTCGCAACAGAAAGTGCATCGGTCAAGGAGGCGGAATTTCTTGCACTTCTTGATCACTACTGTAGTCCTGATAATCCACTCGAGTTACTAGGATCACAAGAGACTTTGCCCATTATCGGTCTATTAGCACCATCACAATTCTCCAATCAAGAGCTAGAAATACCATCCTGGGCTCAGACACCCACTTTCAGTCCCCTGGCATATGTTGGCCGAGACGATACTTTCTCAGCCGATACTAAACCCGCTAAAACCAActtcaaatctcaacttcAGACTGCAGAATCTGCAAACGAAGTAAAGGAAGTGGTGTCGACAGCAATAATAACGAAGTTGACGAAGTCATTGGGGGTTGAACTGGCGGATATTGATACGAATAAACCATTTCATGCATATGGTGTTGACTCTTTGTTAGCTGTGGAGCTGCGAAATTGGTTTGGTAAAGAACTGGGTACAAATGTGGCGGTTTATGATATCATGGGAGCCGAAAATATTAGAGCAATGAGTGATTTTGTTGCGAGAAATAGTTCTTTGGTTGTTTTGAAGGAGGAAGCATAG